Below is a genomic region from Phycisphaerae bacterium.
CTCGGCCGGCTCACGGGGCGGCGTTACTGAATGGGACATCGGCGTCTTCGGCGGGTTCGGCCCAGAAACGTGCGACGCTTCCCATTCGCGGCGAGAGTCGCGATCATTCTGGGACGCTGGCGTCACCGGCGACGAAAAGGAAACGTCCTTGAGCGAATTCCATCTGTTCAGCATCCTCATCCTGGCCGTCCTCGGGGTGGTCGCCCAGTGGCTCGCGTGGCGCGTGGGCGTGCCGTCCATTCTGCTGCTGCTGGTGTTCGGCATTGCCGCGGGTCCGGGGTTGGGGTGGATCCGTCCCGACGAGCTTCTCGGACCACTCCTTCAGCCGCTGGTGAGTCTGTCCGTTGCGCTCATCCTATACGAAGGCGGGTTGACGCTGAGCCTGCGCGAACTGCCCAAGATCCGCGGCGTCTTGCGCAATCTGGTTTCGATCGGCGCTGCCGTGAGCTGGCTTGTCTCGGGACTCGCGGCCCACTGGATCTTCGGGCTGGAGCCGAGCCTGGCGATCCTCCTCGGTGCCATCCTTGTCGTGACCGGCCCGACGGTCATCGGTCCGCTGCTGCGGCAGATGCGCCCCACGGGTCCGGGAGGGACCATTCTCAAGTGGGAAGGCATCGTCATAGATCCCATCGGTGCCATTCTGGCGGTGCTGGTCTTCGAGGGCGTTTCCATCACCCACGTGGACGACGCCACGTTCCACCTTCTGGGGGCGATCACCAAGGCGGTTGTGTTCGGCGGCGGACTGGGCCTCGCCGCTGCGGCCGCGCTTACCGTCCTGCTGCACCAGCGACTCATTCCTGATTTCCTCGAGAACGCCGTATCGCTCATGTTCGTGGTTACGTCCTTCGTTGCGTCCAACGCCCTCCAGCACGAAGCCGGGCTGCTCGCCACGACCGTGATGGGCATCGCCCTGGCCAACCAGAAATACGCCAACGTGCGGCACATCGTGGAGTTCAAGGAGAATCTCCGCGTTCTGCTGATCTCGGCGCTGTTTCTGCTCCTCGCGGCCCGGCTGGAGACACGCGAACTCCGCGCCATCGCGCTGCCGGCGCTCGGATTCGTCGCCGTGCTCGTGTTCGTCGGCCGGCCGCTTTCGGTCTGGGTATCGACGCTGGGCTCGTCGCTCGCCGCCAAGGAGCGGTGGTTCCTGGCGGCCATGGCCCCGCGCGGCATCGTCGCCGCCGCAGTGTCTTCGGTCTTTGCCCTCCGTCTGGAGGATGCCGGATTCGCCGGCGGGGCGGCGCTCGTGCCGATTACTTTCGCCGCGATCATCGGTACCGTCACGGTGTACGGCCTGTTCACGCCGGCCCTTGCCCGCCGGCTTGGCGTGGCCGACGCCAATCCCCAGGGCGTCTTGTTTGTTGGTGCCCAGGCCTGGGTGCGCGCGCTCGCCAAGGTCTTGAAAGCCAAAGGCGTTCGAGTTCTGCTTGTCGATACGAACCGGGAGAATACGGCCGCGGCGCGCATGGAGGGTCTGCCCACCTACAGCGGCAGCATCTTGTCTGATTACCTGTTGGACGAGATCGATCTCGGCGGCATTGGGCGACTCGTCGCCGCAACGCCCAACGACAGCGTCAACCTGCTGTCTGCCCAGCGCTTCATGCGCATATTCGGTAAGTCCTCGTGCTACATGATTCCCGTGACGCGGTCGACCAAGAACAAGGGTGTCGCCGCCGGGCACGGCGAGGTGCGCCGGCTTTTTTCCGAGGAGATCGATCAGGACGTGCTGGCTGCCCGGGTCGCCAACGGGGCGGTCGTCAAGGCTACGCCGCTCTCGGAGTCCTTCAATTTCGAGAAGTTCAAGGAGATGTACGGCGCCTCGGCCGTGGTTCTGGGCACGATGCAGGATGGCCGGCTTCAATTCGCCACCGCAGAGAAGCCCGCATCCACCAAGCCGGGTCAGATTCTGTTGGCCCTGGTAAAGGAGGGTCAGACGAATCCGCCCAAGGAACCTTCGCAATCATCATGAATGGCCGTGAAGGAAGCATGGGAATCCGAGCGACGGAGCATCGACCTCAAGAGCGGAAGTGTCCATGAATCAGCGCGGCCGGACAGAAGCACGCCCCAAACTCGACCTTCCCACAACACGTATGGATTATGTTCTGCGCGCGGTTTCCGTCGGCGGCGTGATGGCCTCCTTTGCGCTCGTACTCGTGGCCCAACTCCAACTGCCCGAACGCATCCCCGTCCACTTCAACTGGCGCGGTGAGGCCGATGGCTGGGGGAGTCGACAATGGCTCTGGTTGCTGCCCTCGATTTCCCTGATTTGCGTCGTCGCGATGGCGAAACTCTCCCGGCATCCTCGCCTGTTCAATTATCCCGTGCGGATTACGGAGAAGAATGCCGCCGTACAGTATCGCCTGGGTCGGTCTGCGCTCTCGTGGATCCAGGCCGAAATCTCCATGCTGTTTCTTCTGCTGGCGGTGCTCGTCGTTCGCGCCGCCCAAGTCGAGCCGCCTCAATTCGTGGCCTGGCCGTTGATTGCAATGCTGGCTCTTGTGCTCGCGACTGCGTTCGTTCACTTTGCGATAATGATTCGTCATCGAGGGGCGTAAATGGGATACGTACTTGCATCGCGGCCGAAAGGGGTCGCACACCGTTCTCGGAGGGGGAACATGAAGATGCGACTCCACATCGGCATTCTCTGGGTTTTCGTGCTGATCTGCCCGGTCCTTGCCGAGCCGCCCTCTCCACCTGACGCCGGCGTTCTCCGCTTCGCCGACATGGCCCTCGAGTGCGTTCATCGCGAGTATCCCAGCAAGATCGCCCACGTGATGAACAGCGACGCCGACGCCCGCCCGCCGCGCGAACTGACGCCCATCTTCTACGGCTGTTTCGACTGGCACTCGGCCGTGCACGGCCACTGGCTTCTGGTTCGTGTTGCGCGCAGGTGGCCGGAGAGCGACGCCGCCATCAAGGCTCGGAGAGCCCTCGACGAAAGCTCCGCGCCGGAGCATGTCGCCGCCGAGGTTGCATACTTGAATGGCGAAGGCCGCAAATCCTTTGAGCGCCCCTACGGCTTGGCCTGGCTCCTTCAACTCGCCGCTGAGCTGCACGAATGGGACGAGCCTCAAGCCCGTCGCTGGAGCGAGACGCTCGCCCCACTGGAGAGGCAGGCCGCGCAGCGTTTCCGCGATTGGCTGCCCAAGCTCTCCCACCCCGTCCGCACCGGCGAGCACAGCCAGACGGCCTTCGCCCTCGGACTGGTGTTCGATTGGGCGCGGATCACCGGCGATGTCGAGATGCAGCAGCTCATCGCCGCGCGGGCACGCGATTACTATCTCTCCGACCCGGCCGCCAACTTCGCCTTCGAGCCCGGCGGGGAGGATTTCCTCTCCCCCGCCCTGGCCGAGGCCGACCTCATGCGCCGCGTGCTCGACCCGCCGGCATTCGCCGCGTGGCTGGGCGTGTTCCTGCCGCAGATCAGCCTCGACGGCTCCTCGTCATTCTTGAAACCGGCCGTGGTTACCGATCGCTCCGACGGCAAGCTGGTTCATCTGGACGGGCTGAATCTCTCGCGGGCGTGGATGCTGCAGGGCATCGCGTCAGGGCTGCCTTCGGGCGATCCGCGTATTTCGGGCTTGCTCAAAGCGGCGAAGGAGCACGCCGACGCCGGTCTGTTGGCTATAGAGAATCAGCAATACGAAGGCGGCCACTGGCTGGGCAGCTTCGCGGTGTATCTGGTGACGGAGCGAGGGTTGGCGGTCAAACAGGAGTAATCATCCCCTCTTGCTCTTCCTATTGCCTGTTGCCTTACAAGTGACTCGGCGCCCTTCCCCAGTGCAGCTTGCTGATGAGCTTGTGCCAGCCGGCGTAGAGCGGGTTGCGCACCAGGATGAAGTCCTTCTCGAAGCGGCGGACGCTGACCCGCTCAGAGAGGCCGAGCGGGGCCGAGACCTGCCCGTCGATGATCAGCGTCGTCCCTTCGTTGACCTTGGCGGGACGGATGTCGATCACCGCGTCACGCTCGATGACCAGCGGTTTGTGCGTGAGCGAGTGGGGGCAGAGCGGTGTCAGGACCATGGCATCGACGCCGGGCTGCATGATCGGCCCGCCCGCGGAAAGGTTGTGGGCCGTGGAGCCCGTGGGCGTGCAGACGATCAGCCCGTCGCCTTCGACGTGCGAGAGGTGGTCCCCGTTGATCTCCACCCCCAGGCTGATGAGTCGAAACGGCGGACCGGCCTGGATTACGCAATCGTTGATCGCCAGGTGCGACTCGCGGACGTTGCCGTCGTGGTGGATGGTCACGTGCAGGATCGCGCCGCGGCGGAGGATACCGTCGTCGGAGACGGCCCGGTCGAAGGTGGAGACAATTTCGTCCGGCGAGAACTCCGCAAGGAATCCGAGCTTCCCTACGTTGACGCCGATGAGGGGAATCTGATCCTGCCCCAGTGAGCGGGCCACGCCGATGAGCGTGCCGTCGCCGCCGAGGACGATGAGCCGCTCCGCCCCGGCCGCCACGGCGGGCCGCCCGTCCAGCCCCATGCTCGCCCCGACCAGCTTGCACCGCGACGCGGCGAAGGACTCCAGCTTCTTCAGAAGGGGCTCTGCCTCGGCCTTTTGCGGATTGCCAAGCAGATATACGCGACGATCTTTCGCCTTGGTGGACACGGCGGGGCTCCTCAGACGAGCGAAAGCTGCGGCTTACAGGCAAATCGATTCAGGTTCAGGCTCGCAATCGGTCGATTGTATCGCGCGATTTTGCATAATCCGAGCGCAACTCAACCCCTTGTCGACTGCACCCGCCGCGATCGACTTTTCGAGCGTGGTTCGATGTCCGCCACGGCCGATTCCAGAACGGCATCCTGCGAAGACGATTCCACCAGGCGCTGAACCGTCGCGGCGATGCCAGTCGCATCATAACCGCACTCGGCCAATTGACCGGAACGCGAACCGAAGGAGATGAACCGATCCGCGGGCATGCCCAGGCGGACGAGGCGGGAGGCGTCGAGACCCAGTTCCTGCGCCGTCTCCAGCACGGCCGATCCAAACCCGCCGGCGACGGAGTGATCCTCGACCGTGACGACGGGCCTGCCGTCGGCCAGGGCCCCCGAGACCATGTCGCGGTCGACCGGCTTGGCGAACCGCGCCGCCACGACACCGGCGTCGATGCCCATCTCTGAGAGCATTTCCGCCGCGGACAGCGCGCACGTTGCGGTTGCGCCGTAGGAAAGGATCGTGACGGCCGATCCGTCGCGCAGCCGGCGTGATCTGCCCAGCTCGAACTTCGGGCAATCGGGCATCGGCGCGGGAACGTCGTCCCGCGGATAGCGGATCGCGCATGGTCGATCGAGCGTCAGCGCGAAATGGAGCGATTCGAGCAGCTCGACCTCATCGAGTGGGGCCATGAGCACCATGCCCGGAAGACCTCGCAGGTAGGTGATGTCGAGGAATCCGTGGTGCACGGCGCCGTCGCCGCCGACGAGTCCCGCGCGGTCCAGACAGAAAATGACCGGAAGACCCTGGAGGGCGACCTCCTGAAACACCTGGTCGAAAGCCCGCTGAAGGAAGGTGGAATAGACTGCGACGACCGGGCGCATACCGCCCTTGCACATTCCTGCGGCCACGTCCACCGTGCAGCTTTCCGCGATGCCCATATCCCGCCACCGACCCGGAAACTCCTCGCCGAAGGCCAGGAGCCCTGTGCCGTCGGGCATGCCCGCGGTCATGGCGAAAACGCGGTCGTCCCTGCGGGCGACCTCCGAGAGGCACTCAACGAAGGCCCGAGTCCAGCTTTTTCCCTTGCCGCTCTTGTGGCGGACCTTTCCCGCCTCGACCGCGAAAGGCTTGGGGCTGTGGTAGCGCCCCGGTTCCGCGGTAGCCCAATCGCATCCCTTGCCCTTCACCGTATGGGCATGGAGCAAGACGGGGTGCCGCACGTCCTTGAGGAGCTCGAGCAGCTCGACGAGGTGGCCGATGTCGTGCCCGTCTACCGGCCCAACGTATTGAAATCCCAGGGCCTCGAAAATCTGCCCAGGCGATACCGTGGCCTTGATGCCCTCCTTGAGGTGGGCGATCAGATCGAACATGGGCTGGCCGAGGATCGGCAGCCGGGGGAGGATCTGTTTGGTGCGATCCTTGACGTCCTCATAAAACGTGCTGGCTCGGAACTTCGCCAGATACTCGGCGAATCCACCCTGCGTCGGCGAGATACCCCACTCGTTGTCGTTAAGCACGACCAGGAACTGCCGCTTGAGCAGCCCGGCCTGGTTCAGTCCCTCGAACGCCAACCCATTAACAATACTGGCGTCGCCGACCAGAGCGACAACGCGGGTATCCCGCCCCATGACCTCATCCGCCCGCGCCAGGCCCACGGCCGTCGCTACTGCCGTCCCGGCATGGCCCACATTGAAGAGGTCGTAGGGGCTCTCGGTAATCTCGGGAAATCCACTTACGCCGCCGGACTGCCGGAGTTGGTCGAATTGCCCGTTCCGACCTGTGATGAGCTTGTGCGGATAGCACTGGTGGCCGACGTCGAGCAGGAATCGGTCCGCGGTGAAATCAAAAACACGGTGCAGGGCGAGGGTGAGCTCGGTCACGCCGAGATTGCTGGTAAGGTGCCCGCCGCGCTTGCCAACCACTTCCAGGACGCGCAGCCGGATATCCTCCGCCAGCCGGACCAACTGCTCGATAGAGAGCGCCCGCAGGTCATCGGGCGAGGCAATCCGGTCCAGCAGGCTCATTCGCAGAAGCACTCCAGATCAGCGGGCGAGGCCACGAGAGACGGGCGCAACCCGGCGAACGACTCGCCATCGCGCAAGAAGGAGAAGGATTATACGCCTCGGGCCGGTCGCGTCATTTCAATGTTTTCAATAATTTCGGTCAACGACATAACTCGCCAGCGCCGCAAGATCGGCCGCCGCGGCGCCAAAGCGTCCCAAAACCTGGACGCATTCCCTGGCGGCATCGCGGGCAGCCTGGCAGCTCGCCTCGACTCCGCAGCAACGCGTGTACGTCTGCTTGCCGACGCGTGCGTCCTTGCCGGTGGCTTTGCCCATGGCCTGCGACGTGGATGTGGCGTCGAGCAGGTCGTCAGCAATCTGAAAAGCCAGTCCGAGATGCAGGCCGAACCGGCCAAGCGCCTCGACCGAATCCTCGTCCACACAGGCGGCGATGGCGCCCATGCGGCAGGCGGAGGCCATCAGGCATCCCGTCTTACGCTCGTGAATGAAGCGGGTTCGGTCCAAAGAGGTGGATTCGTGCTCCCCAAGAACATCGGCCAGTTCGCCGCCGATCATACCCATCCAGCCGGTCCCCGCGGCAAGCTCGGCAATCAGGCGGACTTTTCGATCGGAATCCAGTCCACAGGTGGCGATAACCTCGAAGGCCCGAGCGAGGAGGGCATCGCCGGCGAGAATGGCGGTGGCCTCGTCGAAGCGGCAATGACAGGTCGCCCGGCCCCGCCGAAGGTCGTCGTTGTCGATGGCGGGAAGATCATCGTGGATCAGGCTGAAAGCATGTACGCATTCGATGGCGACGGCGGCAGGCCAGGCATCGTCCCTCGTGCCGCCGCCCAGCTCACAGCAACGCACAACCAGAAAGGGGCGGATGCGCTTGCCGGGAGCAAGGGCCGAGTAACGCATGGCCTCGGCGAGCCTCGGG
It encodes:
- a CDS encoding DUF2891 domain-containing protein, whose product is MRLHIGILWVFVLICPVLAEPPSPPDAGVLRFADMALECVHREYPSKIAHVMNSDADARPPRELTPIFYGCFDWHSAVHGHWLLVRVARRWPESDAAIKARRALDESSAPEHVAAEVAYLNGEGRKSFERPYGLAWLLQLAAELHEWDEPQARRWSETLAPLERQAAQRFRDWLPKLSHPVRTGEHSQTAFALGLVFDWARITGDVEMQQLIAARARDYYLSDPAANFAFEPGGEDFLSPALAEADLMRRVLDPPAFAAWLGVFLPQISLDGSSSFLKPAVVTDRSDGKLVHLDGLNLSRAWMLQGIASGLPSGDPRISGLLKAAKEHADAGLLAIENQQYEGGHWLGSFAVYLVTERGLAVKQE
- a CDS encoding DUF1648 domain-containing protein; its protein translation is MNQRGRTEARPKLDLPTTRMDYVLRAVSVGGVMASFALVLVAQLQLPERIPVHFNWRGEADGWGSRQWLWLLPSISLICVVAMAKLSRHPRLFNYPVRITEKNAAVQYRLGRSALSWIQAEISMLFLLLAVLVVRAAQVEPPQFVAWPLIAMLALVLATAFVHFAIMIRHRGA
- a CDS encoding sodium:proton antiporter; translation: MSEFHLFSILILAVLGVVAQWLAWRVGVPSILLLLVFGIAAGPGLGWIRPDELLGPLLQPLVSLSVALILYEGGLTLSLRELPKIRGVLRNLVSIGAAVSWLVSGLAAHWIFGLEPSLAILLGAILVVTGPTVIGPLLRQMRPTGPGGTILKWEGIVIDPIGAILAVLVFEGVSITHVDDATFHLLGAITKAVVFGGGLGLAAAAALTVLLHQRLIPDFLENAVSLMFVVTSFVASNALQHEAGLLATTVMGIALANQKYANVRHIVEFKENLRVLLISALFLLLAARLETRELRAIALPALGFVAVLVFVGRPLSVWVSTLGSSLAAKERWFLAAMAPRGIVAAAVSSVFALRLEDAGFAGGAALVPITFAAIIGTVTVYGLFTPALARRLGVADANPQGVLFVGAQAWVRALAKVLKAKGVRVLLVDTNRENTAAARMEGLPTYSGSILSDYLLDEIDLGGIGRLVAATPNDSVNLLSAQRFMRIFGKSSCYMIPVTRSTKNKGVAAGHGEVRRLFSEEIDQDVLAARVANGAVVKATPLSESFNFEKFKEMYGASAVVLGTMQDGRLQFATAEKPASTKPGQILLALVKEGQTNPPKEPSQSS
- a CDS encoding polyprenyl synthetase family protein encodes the protein MTERPQPENPHAIDIAAQLGAFAVEFDARLEVFLRPPAGVPPRLAEAMRYSALAPGKRIRPFLVVRCCELGGGTRDDAWPAAVAIECVHAFSLIHDDLPAIDNDDLRRGRATCHCRFDEATAILAGDALLARAFEVIATCGLDSDRKVRLIAELAAGTGWMGMIGGELADVLGEHESTSLDRTRFIHERKTGCLMASACRMGAIAACVDEDSVEALGRFGLHLGLAFQIADDLLDATSTSQAMGKATGKDARVGKQTYTRCCGVEASCQAARDAARECVQVLGRFGAAAADLAALASYVVDRNY
- a CDS encoding NAD(+)/NADH kinase, whose protein sequence is MSTKAKDRRVYLLGNPQKAEAEPLLKKLESFAASRCKLVGASMGLDGRPAVAAGAERLIVLGGDGTLIGVARSLGQDQIPLIGVNVGKLGFLAEFSPDEIVSTFDRAVSDDGILRRGAILHVTIHHDGNVRESHLAINDCVIQAGPPFRLISLGVEINGDHLSHVEGDGLIVCTPTGSTAHNLSAGGPIMQPGVDAMVLTPLCPHSLTHKPLVIERDAVIDIRPAKVNEGTTLIIDGQVSAPLGLSERVSVRRFEKDFILVRNPLYAGWHKLISKLHWGRAPSHL
- a CDS encoding 1-deoxy-D-xylulose-5-phosphate synthase; translated protein: MSLLDRIASPDDLRALSIEQLVRLAEDIRLRVLEVVGKRGGHLTSNLGVTELTLALHRVFDFTADRFLLDVGHQCYPHKLITGRNGQFDQLRQSGGVSGFPEITESPYDLFNVGHAGTAVATAVGLARADEVMGRDTRVVALVGDASIVNGLAFEGLNQAGLLKRQFLVVLNDNEWGISPTQGGFAEYLAKFRASTFYEDVKDRTKQILPRLPILGQPMFDLIAHLKEGIKATVSPGQIFEALGFQYVGPVDGHDIGHLVELLELLKDVRHPVLLHAHTVKGKGCDWATAEPGRYHSPKPFAVEAGKVRHKSGKGKSWTRAFVECLSEVARRDDRVFAMTAGMPDGTGLLAFGEEFPGRWRDMGIAESCTVDVAAGMCKGGMRPVVAVYSTFLQRAFDQVFQEVALQGLPVIFCLDRAGLVGGDGAVHHGFLDITYLRGLPGMVLMAPLDEVELLESLHFALTLDRPCAIRYPRDDVPAPMPDCPKFELGRSRRLRDGSAVTILSYGATATCALSAAEMLSEMGIDAGVVAARFAKPVDRDMVSGALADGRPVVTVEDHSVAGGFGSAVLETAQELGLDASRLVRLGMPADRFISFGSRSGQLAECGYDATGIAATVQRLVESSSQDAVLESAVADIEPRSKSRSRRVQSTRG